A window of Primulina tabacum isolate GXHZ01 chromosome 4, ASM2559414v2, whole genome shotgun sequence contains these coding sequences:
- the LOC142541869 gene encoding uncharacterized protein LOC142541869, with translation MVTYRGIEVNQEKVKSVLCMSSPRSVKEVQKLTRRIASLSRFISRSAHRSYPFFKVLRKAQQFGWDERCEQAFQDLKIHLGELPVLIKPEPREKLFVYLSTTEYAVSSLLIKEEGSDQWPVYYASHALRAPSSGIVSPLVRIMTHAEVSRRMIKWAVELGEYDTEYKPRVAIKAQALSDFLSEMVQPGEEEVTNNEAEYEAFLAGIRAAREVEASRIILYSDSQLITQQIKGVYEDKDDRMLKYLQLIKAKSEFFVDWNIEQILGKKMMKQML, from the exons ATGGTGACATATCGGGGAATTGAGGTGAATCAAGAGAAAGTCAAGTCTGTGTTATGCATGTCATCTCCCCGATCTGTCAAAGAAGTACAAAAGCTGACCAGAAGGATTGCTTCTCTTTCTCGATTTATATCCCGGTCAGCACACAGAAGTTACCCTTTCTTTAAGGTCTTAAGGAAGGCCCAACAATTTGGGTGGGATGAAAGGTGTGAGCAGGCCTTCCAGGATTTGAAGATTCATCTTGGAGAGCTTCCTGTACTGATAAAGCCAGAACCCAGGGAGAAATTATTTGTTTACTTATCTACTACAGAGTATGCTGTTAGCTCACTACTGATAAAGGAAGAAGGCTCTGATCAGTGGCCTGTCTACTATGCTAGTCATGCTCTAAGGGCCCCAAGCTCCGGTATAGTGAG TCCTCTTGTGAGGATTATGACTCATGCGGAGGTATCCAGACGGATGATCAAGTGGGCCGTAGAGTTGGGCGAATACGATACTGAATATAAGCCTCGGGTCGCCATCAAGGCACAGGCCTTGTCAGATTTTTTATCAGAGATGGTTCAGCCCGGTGAAGAGGAA GTGACTAATAATGAGGCTGAGTATGAGGCTTTTCTTGCCGGCATCAGAGCCGCCCGGGAAGTTGAAGCTTCCCGGATCATTTTATACTCTGATTCACAGTTGATTACACAACAGATCAAGGGTGTTTATGAGGATAAGGATGATAGGATGCTCAAATATTTACAGCTCATCAAAGCCAAGTCAGAATTCTTTGTGGATTGGAATATTGAACAAATACTAGGGAAGAAAATGATGAAGCAGATGCTTTAA
- the LOC142541868 gene encoding uncharacterized protein LOC142541868: protein MEVEGMRRSESVISFGPEDLKGVNLPHNDALVIQARVANYDIMRVFVDSGNSVNIIFREAFAQIDLQGYQLESVETTIFGFAGHAIYPEGEIVLPLTLGTGELKKTVMAIFTVVDAPSSYNIILGRPTMNELRSVASTYHQKIKFPVGGRSKTKREGKKARIDEIGGRVLEKGEVHFVAKEEQEIVEVGPGIYRDLTPDIGASFKYSPGISPGKAKEDALGPEKDKVIGEQVRDLLKAGHNREIQFSTRLSNVVLVPKSTGKWRMCVDFRELNKSCPKDHYPLPRIDQLVDSTSGCDLLSFMDAYQGYHQIPLAKDDQDKASFITSGGTFCYKVIPFGLKNAGAIYQRLMNKVFEMQLGRNVEVYVDDILGKSKEVVDFNADLEETFATLRHYGIKLTLPSVSLV from the exons ATGGAGGTGGAGGGGATGAGGAGGAGTGAATCAGTGATCAGTTTTGGCCCTGAAGATTTGAAAGGTGTAAATCTGCCCCACAATGATGCCTTGGTTATCCAAGCGCGGGTGGCTAATTATGACATTATGAGAGTTTTTGTGGACTCGGGCAACTCTGTTAATATCATCTTCAGGGAAGCCTTTGCACAAATCGACTTGCAGGGGTATCAGTTAGAGTCTGtggaaacaacaatttttggcTTTGCTGGTCATGCTATTTATCCTGAAGGAGAAATTGTTCTGCCTTTAACTTTGGGTACCGGAGAGCTCAAGAAGACAGTGATGGCTATTTTTACTGTCGTGGATGCCCCATCATCATATAACATCATTTTGGGGCGGCCGACCATGAATGAGCTAAGATCCGTGGCATCCACCTATCACCAAAAGATCAAGTTTCCTGTGGGAGGCCGG AGTAAAACCAAGAGGGAGGGGAAGAAAGCGAGAATTGATGAGATAGGAGGAAGAGTGTTGGAGAAAGGTGAGGTGCATTTTGTGGCCAAGGAAGAGCAGGAGATTGTAGAAGTCGGACCAG GAATTTACAGGGATCTCACCCCTGATATCGGAGCATCATTTAAATATTCTCCCGGGATCTCACCTGGTAAAGCAAAAGAAGATGCACTTGGTCCTGAGAAGGACAAAGTTATTGGTGAACAGGTGAGAGATCTGCTGAAGGCCGGCCACAATCGGGAAATTCAATTTTCTACCCGACTCTCGAATGTGGTGTTGGTACCAAAGTCCACCGGGAAGTGGAGAATGTGTGTGGACTTTCGGGAACTCAACAAATCTTGCCCCAAAGATCACTATCCCTTGCCCAGGATTGATCAATTGGTGGACTCCACCTCGGGTTGTGATCTGCTAAGCTTCATGGATGCTTACCAGGGGTACCATCAAATCCCCCTGGCCAAGGACGATCAAGATAaggccagcttcatcacctcgggaggtacGTTCTGTTACAAGGTAATAcctttcgggttgaagaatgcCGGGGCCATCTACCAGCGTCTTATGAACAAGGTATTTGAGATGCAGTTGGGCCGGAATGTGGaggtatatgtggatgatattttgGGCAAGTCTAAGGAGGTTGTGGACTTCAATGCTGATTTGGAGGAAACTTTTGCCACTCTGCGGCATTATGGAATCAAGCTCACCCTGCCAAGTGTATCTTTGGTGTGA